GCTAAAGCGCGTACCGAGTTGGTAGTCAAAGCCTATACCACCGCGACCCGCACCGATGCCTATAATCGGGTTGCGCTGTGCAAACCGAGAAATAGGGCCTTGACCAGCACTTTCAACGCGGTTGGCTCCCCGGAACACGTTAACGGGGTTAACTCCCTCTGGACCAACCACAAAGGCAAAGTTATTGCCAATAAGCTGGCGATAGGTCAAGTCGCTGAGTACTACGTCGTTACCAGTGTCGCCTTCATATCCCAGCCCGACAAAGGTGTTCAAGCGTCGTCCTGTTCCCGTGCTGCCACCACCTGCTTGAAGTCCGGTGAGTAAGAGGCTGCGCGGGCTGAACTGGGTCAGCAAGCTTAACTGTACGTTGTGAATGAGGTTAACATTCGTGTCTAAGTCTCTTACTCGATCGAGTTGGGTAAACTCGTTCTCGCTGCGTCCTTGGACACCAACGATCGCTTGTCCAAATAGCTTGGTTGTAGTAGAGAACTGATGCGCTTCGAGAAAGGCTGTGCGACCTTCCAGGTTGTCTACCCGAGTACCCAAGCTAGCTATTTCTGCCTGGAATTCCTGCGTCAGCCGTCGCAGGGCTTCTAGATCTGTTTGGGTAACGGTATCACCAGGTCTGCTGGCAATCAACCGTTCTATCTGCCTCATGCAGGAATTGATACCAGCGGCAAATTCATAGCGGGTTAGCGCCCGGTTGCCGCGAAATGTGCCATCGGGATAACCTGCGATACAGTTATAGCGCTCGACTAGCGATCGCAGTGCCTCATATGCCCAGTCTCCCGGTCGCACGTCCCGCAACTGCGTCACGTTAGTGACTTGGTTCATCGGATCGTCTTCCGCCGCTTCCTCTTCTAGCGACCCTAAGCCGGGGCTATCTATTTGAGAGTTTTCCGCACCAGCGTCGGGTGTCGAACCGCCTTGGGCTAAAACCGAACTTTGATTTTTTAATTCCTTAACTTGCTTCTCGTCTGACGACGTAGAGCCAGACATTGCTTTTCCCTCGACGGGTGCGAATGCTGACTTTGTGCTAATACTAATCTTTTTGGTAACTTCCAGCGGCAATTTGACTGTCATTGTCGCTTTTGCTTCATCAGCCTTTGTCAGGCCATCCACTGCCACTAGCGGTTCAGTTGACGCCCCTTGCAAGTCGTCTGGCGTTGTTGCCTGTGCTTCTTGCTTATTAGGGAATAAATCTACTGCTACTGGATCGGACGAATCTGCTGCTAAAGCTGATAAATTGGCAGACGTTTTCGCCTGGGCTACCTTAGATACCTTCACTACATCGGTAGATGCCGAGAATCCCTGGTTTGAAGACTGTAAATCGGTCGCGCTGCCCGTCGCGTTTACATCTGATGCTGCAACCGCTGGGGACAGGTTGGCTACAAGCAAACCAATAGCCGTAAATATTAAGGCTGAGGATGCTGTCTTCTCAAAAAAAAACTGGGATTTCACGGTGCTAATACTCCTCGAAAACACCACATGACCACGAATGGTACACGAACATTATACAATTCGCTACTAGATTATGGATGATTTTTAAAAGTACATTACTTCTGTGGATACGTGGGAAATAGGCCAATAGATACTTGAATAGTCATCATAGAAAATTGGTAATAATTATGAATTATGAATTAGCAATTATCAACACTAAATTTATTCATAATTCATAATGGATAATTAGCATATAGCCAGAAGTGAGTAGCCAGTTTAGCAATTGGACTAGGCTTGAGACCATAAAAGAGCGATCGCCATCCTCACTGCCTCCCCCACGACCGAAAATCTTGCCCCCTCATCCGCCGCTTCCTCCCAACGTCGCAACTGCTTGTGGAAAGTTTGATCCTCTTTGGCTCGCTTTATAATTGCCTGACCAATAAGTGTCTTCTGAATTTCTTCAGTTGAAATCCCTTGACTCTTCAAAAAGTCTATGAGCCGCTGCACGCTCTCTATAATCTGATCGGGAGCTTGCGATTTAATAATCCATTGCATCTGATTGATCACCTCTTGATAGTTCCGCAAACGGTGATCTTGAGGCGGCGGTGGTGGTGGTGGCGCAGGCATTGGAGTCTGCCTGAGTCGTGCATCTAGTGGTGTTGGAGGCGGATCAATACGCAAGGGAATTTGCAGCAATTCCAAAACAGCTTCCCGTTTAGATTGCAGCCTGTGCAACATCGACGGGTACATTTGCAAAATGCGTTTAGCCAAACTTTCTCTATTCACCACATGGCTGGCTGTCAGTCTCAGCAGATAACGATCGTCACTGGGTTCATAAGTTTTAATAGTCAGGTATAAGTCTGGTGAAGACTGTTCCACTTGAATCACAGTAAAAACTAAAGCTTCCCAGTTAGGAGCCTCCTGAAATAGCACCTCAATTGTGGTAGCGCCCTCTGCATTCTGTTTGTCGCCATCTTGCTGCTGTTTCCCCAGTTCACCCGGCTCAAAATCGCGATTTTCAGGATAGCGAGCTGTCGGCGTCTTGTTAGCGTAATTAAACTGCGTAAAAACATAACTACACTCAACCTTAGACAGATCTACATCCTCAAGATGCCAGTTGTTGATACAACAGCCAGTCATTTGTGCGCGGTCGAGATTTGTGCGAATTAAATGAGTCTCTAAGAGAAAAGCTTGGCTCAAATTAGCTTCGCTCAAAGTGGCTTCGCTTAGGTACGCGCCGCTGAGATCGGCACGTCGCAAGTCTGCTCCGCGTAAATTGGCCTCAGTTAAATCAGCGCGTAACAGATATACATCTTGGAGCAGCGATCGCAAAAAGTAGGTTTTTCGCAAACTTGCCTTAAGCAAATACGCACCAGTCAGATTCGCTCGGCTCAAATCTGCACCGTTGAGATTTGCTTCAGTCAAATCAGCGCCTACCAGAACTGCTCGGTGCAAATCTGCCTCGCTCAAATTCGCCGACCGCAGATAAGCGGAGGACAAGTCGGCTTCTGTCAAGTTAGCACCCACTAAAATTGCTTCTCGCAAATTCGCTGCTGCTAAGCGGCTCTCGCGGAGATTTGCCCTAGTAAGATTAGCGTTAATCAAGCTGGCGTTACAGAGATTAACCTCCATCAATTCCGCCTCGATTAACGAGGTACCGTTTAGTTTGGCGCGTTCGAGATCGACTTGATCCAACTTTGCTCCTGCAAGGTTCGCGCCACTGAGATCGGCATCTTGGAGAAGTGCCCAGTTGAGTTCGGCGTCTTGGAGATTAGCCAAACGCAAGTCTACTTTGTGCATTTGAGCGCGGCTCAAACTTGCCTGCTTGAGATCGACATTGTGAAGCGTGGAGCTGTGCAAATCAGCTTGGCTCAGGCAAGCGCCAGTCAGCCTGCTGTTGTTCAGAGTTGCCCAGCTTAAGTTAGCGCCAGTCAGGTTGGCTCCGGTTAAGTCAATATTTTGCAGATTGACCCCGCTGAGACTGGCTCCGCTGAGGTCAATATGGGCAAAATCGCGCTCTCCTTGTCGATAGCGGTCGAGAAAATTCTGTACTTGCACAGAAGAAGGGGCTAATTGGCTGGTGTAGGGCTAGCAGTATTCTAGCTTTTAGCCCCACTGCCTCTGAAAAGTTAAAAGTAAAAAGGCTTCATGCTAAAGAAAGAATTTTTGTTCTTTCTGTTGTTTTTTAGCTTTTGTTTTGCCTTATTTATGGTAGCCAGCGGGGGTGCAATCCAGGTAAAGGCAGCTCTATAGGTTGTTGCATCTGAGAGGTGGATTGTTCTGGCGTTGACGGAACGAGGGGGAGGAGCCAGAGGCGAGAAGTCGCGATCGCTTGCCCTTCATTGGTTCTTAAGCTCCCTAACTCTGTTTGGTCTGGCGAACTTACGATCTGATCGAACAGCAGGGCTAAATTATCCGGCGATAGGTTCATCTGAATGTCTCGCTGGTTGGGCAAAACCAATAACGGCTTAATCTGGGCTGTATTTATGTCAATCGCCGCTAAGTAAGGCTGTTCTTGGTATTCTTGTCCGGGCAGCAGTTGGGTGAGCAAGCAGTATAGCGTAGTTGCGCCGCGATCGAACTCGCAGGCGAGAATTGAGCCGTTTGTGTCTAAAAGTTTTTTCTCAACTCCAGGTTTGATGGCTTGGTTGGGGACGATATAGAGCGATCGCGTGTAATTTGTGTTGAACTTCACCATCGCAGTGACTGAGTTATCCTGGGCAAAGCTCAGAGCTACTTGATACTGCGCTAGAAAATCTACAGGGTTGGCTTTAGGCTGCATCGGTAAAATCGCTACACCTTGTCCCTGAGCGATCGCTACATTCTCATTGTCCGGCGCAATCAAAAAGTCACCCCCAGGCTGGTTCTCTAACGGTTGTAGAGACATTTTGCCATCCCGATCGCCTTGATTTTTTAGCAGCCACAAACGAAAATCTGCCGGATTGTTGCGATTGATGCGCCCGACAACAATTGTCTGACCATCGGCAGACAAGTCAAATTTCAGATTGCGATATTCTTTACTATCTAAAACTAGGTTGGTTCGACCTGGTGGCTGCTGGGAAGTGCGATCGCCAAAAAGGGAAAAGGGAATTAATTGATTTGTTGCTTCTTCGTCTTCCGGCTTGCGATGATGGATTCCTGTCGTTACCGCGTATAACTTTTGTTCTTGCAACCCTTTACTAATACTCTGGGGATCGCTAGCAGAAAACAAAATTTTGTCGCCATCTGGGTATGGTCTAAAATCTTCCACCACTAAATCTTTGGGCGTCAGAACTGTTTTTTGCTGTCGGGTGAGGTTGTAAACAATTAACCGTCCCTTTTCTTCTCCATCAGTGCCAATGTAAGCAAAAGCGCGATCGCGAGTCCGAAAAGACCCCACAAACGGCTTCATTACCTTTCCCTTTCCTGCTTCACCTTTATAGCTTTCCGCAGCACCCTGCAACTGAACTTTGTACGGGGTGTCATACACAGGGGGATCTATTAGGGTATAGGCCATCCGCCGCCCTGCCCAGGCAAATTTTCCGCGTAAAGATGGCTCAATTTTTAGATTCGCTTCGACACTAGCGCGATCCATTGGGCGGCTAAAGGTGAGGATAAATTTTTTATCCTCAGCTCCCACTTGTTTCTCTTGCCAGCTAAAATCTCTGACTGTCGGAGCTGCGTGCTGACCGCTAGATACCATTAGCACCAGCACCAGTGTTAGCACCATGATGAGCGTTAGGGCAGCGCGATCGAGCGGTTGGAGGAATGATTTGGACATTGGTCAATAACGGTTGGGCATGGGGTATTGGGGATGAGGAAAGATAAAAGGTAAAAGCGGTATTTTTGGCCTTTAGATGCTTCGCTAAGGCTCGAACGCTTCGCGCTTTTTACTTTCTTAGTTGCAATTCCCTATTTAATAAGCGTAAGGATCTGAGACGGGCGGAATTTTTTTGACCGAACTAGCCTCAATTATGAGTTGGCGTTTGTCTTG
The Microcoleus sp. FACHB-831 genome window above contains:
- a CDS encoding pentapeptide repeat-containing protein, which encodes MQVQNFLDRYRQGERDFAHIDLSGASLSGVNLQNIDLTGANLTGANLSWATLNNSRLTGACLSQADLHSSTLHNVDLKQASLSRAQMHKVDLRLANLQDAELNWALLQDADLSGANLAGAKLDQVDLERAKLNGTSLIEAELMEVNLCNASLINANLTRANLRESRLAAANLREAILVGANLTEADLSSAYLRSANLSEADLHRAVLVGADLTEANLNGADLSRANLTGAYLLKASLRKTYFLRSLLQDVYLLRADLTEANLRGADLRRADLSGAYLSEATLSEANLSQAFLLETHLIRTNLDRAQMTGCCINNWHLEDVDLSKVECSYVFTQFNYANKTPTARYPENRDFEPGELGKQQQDGDKQNAEGATTIEVLFQEAPNWEALVFTVIQVEQSSPDLYLTIKTYEPSDDRYLLRLTASHVVNRESLAKRILQMYPSMLHRLQSKREAVLELLQIPLRIDPPPTPLDARLRQTPMPAPPPPPPPQDHRLRNYQEVINQMQWIIKSQAPDQIIESVQRLIDFLKSQGISTEEIQKTLIGQAIIKRAKEDQTFHKQLRRWEEAADEGARFSVVGEAVRMAIALLWSQA
- a CDS encoding iron uptake porin; this translates as MKSQFFFEKTASSALIFTAIGLLVANLSPAVAASDVNATGSATDLQSSNQGFSASTDVVKVSKVAQAKTSANLSALAADSSDPVAVDLFPNKQEAQATTPDDLQGASTEPLVAVDGLTKADEAKATMTVKLPLEVTKKISISTKSAFAPVEGKAMSGSTSSDEKQVKELKNQSSVLAQGGSTPDAGAENSQIDSPGLGSLEEEAAEDDPMNQVTNVTQLRDVRPGDWAYEALRSLVERYNCIAGYPDGTFRGNRALTRYEFAAGINSCMRQIERLIASRPGDTVTQTDLEALRRLTQEFQAEIASLGTRVDNLEGRTAFLEAHQFSTTTKLFGQAIVGVQGRSENEFTQLDRVRDLDTNVNLIHNVQLSLLTQFSPRSLLLTGLQAGGGSTGTGRRLNTFVGLGYEGDTGNDVVLSDLTYRQLIGNNFAFVVGPEGVNPVNVFRGANRVESAGQGPISRFAQRNPIIGIGAGRGGIGFDYQLGTRFSLQGVYSASTPADSRFGGILGGDFGETTAGVQLNASPADTIDLAFQYINSYSPFGRLATGVGDDLLAIQSPISGRSPMNTNAFGASLEWRLTPRITFGGWGGYTTSDLKGGGSGSVETINWMAYLNFPDLFGDGNLLGLYVGQPPKITDSDLPTGRNIPSFFSRGDITAPEGGQPGTTTHVEAFYRLRVSDNVTVTPGVIVLFNPGHNNNNDTITIGALRTTFSF